The genomic segment gatttaaaattcAGAACTGAATTGACCTTGAACAGCATATGTACTCAAAATgtgtaattaaaaagaatattaatcatttaattttataaaatgaacaGCTGTTCTAGTTGATTGGAAACAGCTAAAagtgtaaaatgtattttgtgagtgcaaaattaaaagttaattttattatAGAGTGCAATTTGCCAACTAGAAATAAATTCTTGAGATGTaagcaatatatttttgtaaCGCTCTACCCATATATCAGAAAGGTCACATGTATATTTAAATGCCATATTACTATAAAAGTTTAACGATTTCAATTGAAAAGCTATCATATGATTTAGCTATTTAGAGATGAATATGAAACAGCTATGATTGATATGCCCTCTTTTTCCAATGAACTATTTAAAAGCTTtagtaaaataatgttttattaaatataaactGTTACTTTTACTTACCTTGTGTCGTGGATGCCTAATTCTCTGTTTttccatggctttttttttttaaactgttctcACAGATTAAGATTTTAATTAGCATTTGACATCATGGATTTTCAATTAAATGCATCTCTCATGACAGATATTTAACTAATTTTGattgtacatatttttaacCTGTGCGCTTTCATGCTTTAAATGCAGATATTATACAGACATTATACAAGGTGCAAAGGCTACAACATCAGcatgatatacatatatatatttagtcaTTTACCACCCTCACTCCCAACATGGTGCTGGCACTATAGCCTGGGATATAGTTACTGGTTAAAGCCTAAAGTGTGGGCCTGCAAGTAACTGAGTGAGTGGTAAAGCCGTCAGTGTTTCAGTACAAGTTCTGTCTTGAGAACTGAGTAAGAACCCAAAAGATTCTGGCTAGACCAGTCAACACAGATGCTGGGTATATTCAGTTTGTCATCTAACTGGAGCAAAATCTTTCCATAATGGCCCAGCTTACAAATCACGATAATTATTTGGCTATTTTCTGCCAGTTACATCTGCTCTACCAGAGCTGTTCCCTAGCTCTTACTCAGGCTAAACTTCTGCCAAAACGCAGCCCATACATTGTTTCACCTTACGTTAATACTTGCTCTTGATCTTGGCACTTAGCAGGGAAAGGCCATTCTCCTGTGGCAACATCCAAATATATTATTCTATCCTGTAAGTGGATCTTTCATACTCTGGGATACTTtcattttcccctctcctgtgatcaacaaaaacactttccatTACTGTTCATTTTAGGTAGGTCTGATCTGTACATAGAACTGAAAGGCTATTTAGTGAAACAAACTATTTCTAAAGCAGTTTTGAATTCTGTAATGTTACATTCTTAATGTAACTTAAtctaaaagaaaggaaggaggttGCCCCTGATTGCCCGGAAACAtcttaaaaagcagaaacattatGCTATTCTAGATGACATATTTAAGCGTCTGTTGTAAATGGGATGCATTGTTGTCTCAACGACTTTTTAAAGTGAGAACTTCTGGATTGGGTTAGTTATTGCCTCCGTTGCTGGTGCTCCTTCTGTACCACTAATTCACTATCGTATCCTTCAACAAGCTTCTAGAGACTAAATCTCTGGCAAAAGAGTGCTAACCAGTGATGCCAAAGGTATTTTGCTCAATGCTTTCTATCACAGGACAGCTTACAGAAGGTTCTGTAGTAGCAAAGCAAGCAactgattgttttttaattaagttattTGACCCTAAGAATTTGGTGTgagaaattaattcagaatgATAAACACTAAAATATTGTTGAATAGCTGTACCGTGGTAACTGTCCATTAACTTCTCATTATTTTAGATGTGAGAGCTCTACTGCTATTGTCTCATCTCATTATTTCCTGAGAGAATATATTCTTTCCAGTATttaaaacacatacacacacatcgGTTTTACACATTCTACTGCGACGAACATTTATCAAGTTGCTGTTTCTCTTGATTCTGAATTCCGCGGCCAAGGGGATCTCTGTAATTACGGCTGTGCCAAAGCTTGTTTGACAACTGCCACCAGAGGAACCCATCTGCGGCAGTCTGGCTCCAGCTTAGTCCGAGCGAAGTTTCGGGCAGCTCTTCTTGTTTGTCTGTCTCATTAGGCAACCAGAGAATAGAGCTGACTTAGTGAAAATATAAGGCGAAAAAGCATATTCTCTATGTTTAAAAGCTAGATTTAGCAAATGATTGATCAGGTTCCTCATCGGTTTGTTTTATACAATTTTcagtcagaaaaagaaatagggaACTCGCTACAGAAAAATAcccattattttcaaataacttCGCCAACGTTAATGTAAACCTAAACTGACACGATGCCTAATGACACACAGGAAACCCTAAAAGCTCTGACTACCAAGTACTTTGGAACATAGCTTTGGGCCGAGCACCTTCCCCTTAGCAGCAGAGTGGCCGCCATTTCGGCACACGGGGAGGAGGGCGGGCATTTTACCCTTAAACTCCGCAGGTCTGCCCACAGGTATGATACTGAAGGCACGTTTTGGCAGTGCTGCGCCGCAGACATCgtcgggaagggaagggaagggaagggaagggaagggaagggaagggaagggaagggaagggaagggaagggaagggaaggctggCTCCGGCCCTGCGGCCTGGCCCCCGAGGCGGGTGTCCCTGCCTGCCTACCTCTGCTCACAGCCAGAGCCCGGCCCGCAGCACGGGCCCGCACAGTGACTCCCAGCGGCGACTCCACGTGCTCTCCCTTTGCGCTCACGGCTCCAcgtgtagggaaaaaaaataaataaatagagctCGGGCTGGCCGCGGGAGCTCCCGGAGGTGTTTCcctggagcggctgccgggCGCCTCCCCCGTCACGGGGCGCTGCGCTCCGCCAggggcacggcccggcccggcccggtcccCCCGCGCCTcagcggggagccccggggcgaTCAAACGACGGCGACTCGGCGGGACGTCCCCAGCGCGGCCCCAGTGTTAACGTATTTATTGTTTTCACGCTGCAATCGCGGGTCGCTTTACAGAAACATCTCATGCTGGGGCCCCGCACGgagccgaggaggaggaggagggaaggaacacTCGTGTCCGAACAGAACCGTTAAATAACCTGTACACCAAACGCCAGTCTTTCCCCTGAAAGCACCGAGGGCCGGGCCCCGGGCtggccgccccgctcccgccccAACAGCCGCGCCCCGGGCGGCAACGGGGGGAGGCAGCGCCCggaccggcaccggcaccgggaccggcaccggggcCCCGCGGCTCCTCCCGGCGCCGTCCGCGGCCGGGCTCCCGCTCGCCGGGCCCGCCGCCAgtcccgccgccggccgccccctgccccggcTCCCTGCCCCCGGGTCCCTGCCCCGCGCGGCGGTCACAGGTCGCGGCCGTCCTCCCGCTTGACGCCGTCCGCCGCCGccttcagcttcttgttctggtGGGTCTTGACGTGCTTGGCCAGGTGGTCGCTGCGCATGAAGCGCTTCCCGCACTCGGGGCAGACGAAGCGCTTCTCGCCCGTGTGAGTCCGCAGGTGCCGCTGCAGCTCGTCGGAGCGGGTGAAGCTCTTGCCGCAGAAGAGCCAGTTGCAGACGAAGGGCCGCTCGCCCGTGTGCCAGCGCAGGTGCGCCTTCAGGTGCGACGTCTTGCCGTACACCTTGCCGCAGCCGGGGATGTGGCAGATGTGCTGCTTCTTCTTGCCCGGCTCCGCCTCCGGGGCGCTGCCCGCGGCCGACTGGCAGTtggggcagcggcagcggcggcaCCTCCTGGCCGTGGCCGCCAGGGGAGACTTGGTCTGCAGCAGGGCGGCGATCTGCGTCTGGTACTGGGCGAAGTCCGAGTGGCCCAGCACCAGGCTCCgcggcagcgcggcggcggcggcggggaagCGGTGGCCGCAGCCGGCCGGGGCGCCGGGCTGCTGGATGCTCCACCAGGGGATGTCCTCGGGCGGCGGGTTGGGCGAGAGCTGCCGGCAGGGCTGCGCCGGCGGCAGCAGGTTGGAGTAGCCGGGCGGCAGGGCGGCCTGGGCGGCGTACGGGACGTAGGCGGGGGGGCAGCTGGCCGGCAGGGCGGCCATGGAGGAGGGCAGCATCTTGACGGGGGAGAACTCGTAGGGGTAGGAGGGGTCCGCCGGGGGGGTGAGGGGCAGCTCGTGCGCCCCCCCGAAGGAGGGCTGCAGGTGGTTCTTCTGCGGGGTCAGCCCCAGGCTGGGGtgcggcggcggcagccccccgggggagTGCGCGGGCATCTCGCCGCTCCACGGGTGGAAGATCCTGGAGGGGGATCCCAGCGTCGGGTCGTAGGAGACCTGCAGGAAATCCGAGGGCGGCGCGCCCGGCTGTCCGATGCGGCTACAGGTGGCGGCCAGAAGAGCCAGCGGCGAGTGCTTGGCCAAGTCCGGGGAGGCGCTGGGGGTGCGGTCCTGCGCGGAGCGGGAGGCAGGGGGGGAGAGGAGCGCGTTActcgccgccgccggccccgcgggaAACTTTCTGCGCCCCCGCCCGCCTGCGCGCTCCCGTGaagccccgccgctccccgcatCGGCGGCAAACTTTCCGAAGGCACCGCACGCCGAGCCGCCGGGACCGGACCGGCTCCGGCaccggcgccccccgccccggggccgcccgcacCGCGCTCCCGCCCGCGGCCAGCGCCGCTGCCCCCGCGcctgccccgggggctgcccccgccccgcaccccccgccccggggcgcTGCCTGGGGCCGGCGCCGTGCTCCCcgcggccctgcccgccgcccccggcccgcccggccGAAGGAGCCCCGGGAGGGAGGCGCCCGGAGCCGCGGGTACTGACCTGGAGGAAAGCCTGGAGGGAG from the Anser cygnoides isolate HZ-2024a breed goose chromosome 6, Taihu_goose_T2T_genome, whole genome shotgun sequence genome contains:
- the SP5 gene encoding transcription factor Sp5, which gives rise to MAAVAVLRNDSLQAFLQDRTPSASPDLAKHSPLALLAATCSRIGQPGAPPSDFLQVSYDPTLGSPSRIFHPWSGEMPAHSPGGLPPPHPSLGLTPQKNHLQPSFGGAHELPLTPPADPSYPYEFSPVKMLPSSMAALPASCPPAYVPYAAQAALPPGYSNLLPPAQPCRQLSPNPPPEDIPWWSIQQPGAPAGCGHRFPAAAAALPRSLVLGHSDFAQYQTQIAALLQTKSPLAATARRCRRCRCPNCQSAAGSAPEAEPGKKKQHICHIPGCGKVYGKTSHLKAHLRWHTGERPFVCNWLFCGKSFTRSDELQRHLRTHTGEKRFVCPECGKRFMRSDHLAKHVKTHQNKKLKAAADGVKREDGRDL